The following DNA comes from Planctomycetia bacterium.
CGAAGATTGCCCTGCAGGAATACATCCACGGCACTTTCGTGCAAGCCGAGCAGACAATTCTCGGCGAAATCTTCGTCGCCGAGGAAAACCTGCGCCGCGCCGAAGGCTATGTGAAATACAGCGAAGAGCTGGCTGCCAAGAACTTCTACACAGCGTTGCAGTTGGAGGCCGACAAGTTCGCCGTCGACAAGGCCAAGAACGACCTGGAAACCGCGCAAACGAAGCTCAACGTGCTGCGCCAATACACCAAAGTCAAAACCGAGAATCAACTTGCCGCCGACATCAAGACGACGGCGGCGAAAATGCGGACGGACGAGAGCACGTACGCCCTCGACAAGCAGAAGTTGGAAGAGATCGAGGCCCAGATCGCGAAATGCACGATCCTCGCCCCCGCCGAGGGCCAGGTCGTCTACAACAACGACAACGACGATTGGGACGACAATCCCACGATCATCCAGGCTGGCGCATTGGTGCGCGAGCGGCAGATCATCTTTAAGCTGCCTGACCCGGTGCAGATGCAGGTCAAAGCCAAGGTCAACGAAGCCAGCGTGAACCGCGTGAAGGTCGGCATGGAGGCCACGATTCGCGTCGAGGCCTTCCCGGATCGCGAGTTGCATGGCGTTGTCACCAAGATGAACGACTACCCGGAATCGAGCGGCTGGCGCGGTTCGAACGCCAAGGAATACGCGGCGTTCGTCAAGATTCTGGAACCGCCCCCAGGCATGCGCCCCGGCATGAACGCCGACGTGAGCATCCTGGTCGAGGAGCTCCCCGACGCCTTGCAGATCCCGGTGCAAGCGGTCGTGGAACAAGGCGGAAGGCACTATTGCCTGATGAAGGGGCTCGATCGGCTTGAAGCGCGGGAGATTCTACTCGGATCCACGAACGACAAAGTGCTGGTCATCGCAGACGGCCTGGCTGAAGGAGAACACGTCTTGATGAACCCCCGGTTATTCTTGACGGAGGTTGAATTGCCGGCCGCGACGGGGACGACCACGACGGCCCGCCGGACGCAATTGCGTTCCGCGGAGGATCGCATCGCCAAGAAGCCG
Coding sequences within:
- a CDS encoding HlyD family efflux transporter periplasmic adaptor subunit, with the translated sequence MKSSSARRTARQGKIGAWLLIALAICTAGGGGYYWYAQQRPKQARLLDRVIVQPVTRDLFLHRISQRGEIESASNIDVYCEVKSSAGSNTGVAILDVIPEGTQVRKGDKLATLDSSALEKERIAQQILCNTSDALLIQSTNLHETSKIALQEYIHGTFVQAEQTILGEIFVAEENLRRAEGYVKYSEELAAKNFYTALQLEADKFAVDKAKNDLETAQTKLNVLRQYTKVKTENQLAADIKTTAAKMRTDESTYALDKQKLEEIEAQIAKCTILAPAEGQVVYNNDNDDWDDNPTIIQAGALVRERQIIFKLPDPVQMQVKAKVNEASVNRVKVGMEATIRVEAFPDRELHGVVTKMNDYPESSGWRGSNAKEYAAFVKILEPPPGMRPGMNADVSILVEELPDALQIPVQAVVEQGGRHYCLMKGLDRLEAREILLGSTNDKVLVIADGLAEGEHVLMNPRLFLTEVELPAATGTTTTARRTQLRSAEDRIAKKPESETTSDAIGKTGETLGGGGGE